The following coding sequences are from one Capsicum annuum cultivar UCD-10X-F1 chromosome 3, UCD10Xv1.1, whole genome shotgun sequence window:
- the LOC107861981 gene encoding cinnamoyl-CoA reductase 1: MPSGSGKVVCVTGAGGFIASWIVKILLEQGYTVRGTVRNPDDPKNSHLRELEGAKERLTLCRADLLDYQSLRQAIYGCDGVFHAASPMTNDPEQMVEPAVIGTKNVITAAAEAKVRRVVFTSSIGAVYMDPNRTPEKVVDETCWSDLDFCKNTKNWYCYGKMVAEKTAWDEAREKGVDLVVINPVLVLGPLLQPTVNASVRHILKYLTGSAKSYANSVQGYVHVKDVALAHILVYETPSASGRYICAESVLHRGDVVEILDKFFPEYPIPTKCSDETRPREKPYKFTNQKLKDLGLEFTPVKQCLYETVKSLQEKGHLPLPTQNDEPSYSNDHS; the protein is encoded by the exons ATGCCATCGGGGTCTGGCAAAGTGGTTTGTGTTACCGGCGCCGGAGGTTTCATTGCCTCTTGGATTGTTAAAATCCTCCTAGAACAAGGCTACACTGTTAGAGGAACCGTTAGGAATCCTG ATGATCCCAAAAATAGTCACTTGAGGGAACTTGAAGGAGCAAAGGAGAGACTGACTCTCTGCAGAGCTGATCTTCTGGACTACCAGAGTTTGAGACAAGCAATCTATGGATGTGATGGAGTTTTTCACGCTGCCTCCCCAATGACTAATGATCCA GAGCAAATGGTGGAGCCAGCCGTAATTGGGACTAAGAATGTGATAACAGCAGCTGCAGAAGCCAAAGTTAGAAGGGTTGTGTTTACTTCGTCAATTGGTGCGGTCTACATGGACCCCAATAGGACCCCCGAGAAAGTTGTGGACGAGACTTGCTGGAGTGatctcgacttctgcaagaataCTAAg AATTGGTACTGCTATGGGAAAATGGTGGCGGAGAAAACGGCATGGGATGAGGCAAGGGAAAAAGGAGTGGATTTGGTCGTGATCAACCCAGTGTTGGTGCTTGGACCACTGCTCCAGCCCACAGTGAATGCAAGTGTTCGTCACATACTAAAGTACCTAACTGGCTCTGCCAAATCATATGCTAATTCAGTTCAGGGATATGTTCATGTGAAGGATGTGGCACTTGCCCACATACTTGTCTACGAGACTCCTTCTGCATCTGGCCGCTATATCTGTGCCGAGAGCGTGCTTCATCGCGGCGACGTGGTTGAAATCCTAGACAAGTTCTTCCCGGAGTATCCCATCCCCACCAA GTGCTCGGATGAGACGAGGCCAAGGGAAAAACCGTACAAATTCACGAACCAAAAGCTAAAGGACTTGGGCTTGGAATTTACGCCTGTGAAACAATGCTTATATGAGACAGTGAAAAGTCTGCAGGAGAAGGGTCACCTTCCACTTCCTACTCAAAATGATGAACCTAGCTATTCCAATGATCACTCTTAA